A single region of the Corticium candelabrum chromosome 15, ooCorCand1.1, whole genome shotgun sequence genome encodes:
- the LOC134190676 gene encoding tRNA (34-2'-O)-methyltransferase regulator WDR6-like isoform X3 has product MQCRLLVLPGRRIHGICLSTTCSAGVTFIALYGQNNIQMVQFTEDGKRLSKLGEMLKFSDWILDVQLLYENPENVTFPDCLAVAMAHNQVTLWNWKDQTTVAQINCEVHCILYSCRFYGSQSDALWCASGTVFNDILLWPLAGREMNATVAARLQGHEGVIFSIQFSKNGDMLCSASDDRSIRLWNITAVLNNKGTKEIGQLPSLVSVLYGHTARVWDAQFVSNYVVSVGEDATCRIWDSTSQRLCLHTFTGHKGRGIWSLAVNETLQIAATGGGDTSIRLWSLKDFSKEAEQSSVSSHLPVTDSVDSLDDFPRLVKLIDVNTAVVFSNIGLVIKHSIGNIYVCKSDGLNLQDWTCIRQEASYASYSVAALSPNHNKFAVGSLDGRIKIITIDTGDVAKEWQAYDGKVFSLIWDKEETLYSTGPHGDVICWNMASAMKLSISDSLFKCFLPLSKHCWITAVAVLHLETRVSPFDDSMILMCGDRSGSVHLYRVSTTKSHHFTPHQSFHGLHGKHGVSHICTHDDHIYSAGRNGVFIQYEFKDDQLVVIDKKRPIKGMHWIEQIFFTSRSKNVLVSGFHSTDFVLLNWKTGETILKCYCGGAHRAWDFHMNDDFSLATFAFIKGKELHIVQKQLDKRPVLQEPFHGREAVSMCILQEDNETAQAVIATGSEDCDIMLWKFDPLLDHLQPLMSCPGHVSSVRTLSAIPFDQGGSLVLFSGGGRASLKCWYLEVCVSLKVSEAVCHSERSSTCVRAHNVTELNSPLYRHHRKPKQSDESESRVMSLSSFDSACLDCNRTIGDGYIVISGWSDGCIRFYHFSKERKTLTHLMELPFHNHCIMSVTHLVHSLEEERRGWLVVAFTAATDGRIAVWNCQDLLSNGASHFVCSPNESDNGQHDPISVYSAHQSGVNDITVSRHSGLGGWLLVSGGDDNSLYASLLETCLKSTTATLVPIASGSNLDAHHSSITGVRIDHIGYIVSVSVDQTIRRWSVAIHDQVVSSVYGPVKTLRWNLVQSCFTNVADVSAIILLPRGHVGVCGVGIEVIKWQPENCSENIN; this is encoded by the exons ATGCAGTGCAGATTGCTTGTTCTGCCAGGGAGACGGATCCACGGGATTTGCTTGTCAACTACTTGTAGTGCAG GTGTGACCTTCATTGCACTGTATGGACAAAATAACATTCAGATGGTTCAATTTACTGAAGATGGGAAGAG GCTTTCTAAACTCGGAGAGATGTTAAAGTTTTCAGATTGGATTTTGGATGTTCAATTGCTGTATGAGAATCCTGAGAATGTTACTTTTCCA GACTGCTTGGCTGTTGCTATGGCACATAACCAGGTAACTTTATGGAATTGGAAAGATCAAACAACAGTAGCACAAATTAACTGCGAAGTTCACTGCATTTT GTATTCTTGTAGGTTTTATGGCAGTCAGTCTGATGCTTTGTGGTGTGCATCAGGAACTGTCTTCAATGACATTTTACTTTGGCCGCTTGCAGGTCGTGAAATGAATGCAACAGTTGCTGCTCGCTTGCAGGGGCATGAG GGTGTCATATTTTCAATTCAATTCAGTAAGAATGGAGATATGCTTTGTTCGGCTTCTGATGATCGCAGTATTCGCCTCTGGAACATCACTGCTGTTCTAAACAATAAAGGAACAAAAGAAAT TGGTCAGTTGCCAAGCCTTGTGTCAGTCTTGTATGGTCACACAGCAAGAGTATGGGATGCCCAGTTTGTCTCCAATTATGTTGTCAGTGTTGGTGAG GATGCAACATGTCGTATATGGGATTCTACATCACAGAGACTCTGTTTGCATACGTTTACGGGTCACAAG GGTCGAGGTATATGGAGCTTAGCAGTAAATGAAACTCTTCAAATAGCT GCAACGGGAGGTGGAGACACAAGCATTCGATTGTGGTCTTTGAAGGATTTCAGTAAAGAGGCTG AGCAATCCAGTGTGAGTTCACATCTTCCAGTAACTGACAGTGTG GACAGTCTTGATGATTTTCCTCGATTGGTCAAACTTATTGATGTTAATACTGCTGTTGTCTTCTCAAACATTGGGTTGGTAATTAAGCACAGTATAGG AAACATTTATGTGTGCAAGTCTGATGGTTTGAACTTGCAAGATTGGACCTGTATTAGACAAGAAGCCTCCTATGCATCATACAGTGTTGCAGCATTGTCACCAAATCACAATAAGTTTGCTGTTGGCAGCCTTGATGGAAGAATCAAGATAATAACCATTG ATACAGGTGATGTAGCAAAGGAATGGCAGGCGTATGATGGGAAAGTTTTCAGCTTGATATGGGATAAAG AGGAGACCTTATACTCAACAGGACCACATGGAGATGTG ATTTGTTGGAACATGGCCTCAGCAATGAAACTCTCAATTTCTGATAGTCTGTTCAAATGTTTTCTTCCTTTGAGCAAACATTGTTGGATCACTGCAGTGGCTGTACTACATCTAGAAACAAGAGTCAGTCCATTTGATGATTCAATGATTTTAATGTGTGGAGACCGAAGTGggtctgtccatctttatcGTGTGTCCACAACTAAATCACATCATTTCACT CCGCACCAGTCATTTCATGGACTTCATGGCAAACACGGTGTGTCCCACATCTGCACACATGATGATCACATCTACTCAGCTGGGAGAAATGGGGTGTTTATACAGTATGAATTCAAGGATGACCAATTAGTTGTGATAGATAAAAAGAGG CCTATCAAGGGCATGCACTGGATTGAGCAAATTTTCTTTACAAGCAGATCAAAGAATGTCCTGGTTAGTGGATTTCATTCT ACGGATTTTGTACTGTTGAATTGGAAAACTGGGGAAACAATACTTAAGTGTTATTGTGGTGGAGCACACAGGGCATGGGACTTTCACATG AATGATGACTTTTCATTGGCAACATTTGCCTTTATAAAGGGAAAAGAACTGCACATTGTACAGAAACAACTGGACAAAAGACCCGTGCTACAG GAGCCGTTTCATGGTCGGGAAGCTGTTAGTATGTGTATCTTACAAGAAGATAATGAAACTG CACAGGCTGTTATAGCTACTGGCAGTGAAGATTGTGACATCATGTTGTGGAAAT TTGATCCTCTGTTGGACCATTTACAGCCCTTGATGTCATGTCCTGGACATGTCTCTAGTGTAAGGACACTGTCTGCTATTCCATTTGATCAAGGGGGAAGTTTAGTATTATTTTCTGGTGGTGGGAGAGCTTCTCTAAAGTGCTGGTATCTGGAAGTTTGTGTCTCTTTGAAAGTTTCAGAGGCAGTATGTCATAGTGAAAGGTCTTCCACTTGTGTTCGTGCCCACAATGTGACAGAATTGAATTCTCCTCTTTACCGGCATCATCGCAAACCCAAACAAAGTGATGAATCTGAAAGTCGGGTAAtgtctttgtcatcttttgACTCAGCTTGTTTGGATTGCAACAGAACGATTGGTGATGGATATATCGTTATATCTGGCTGGTCTGATGGATGTATTAG GTTCTACCACTTTTCTAAAGAGAGGAAAACTCTCACACATTTGATGGAACTGCCTTTTCACAATCATTGCATTATGTCTGTTACTCACTTGGTTCATAGCCTTGAGGAAGAGAGGCGTGGTTGGTTAGTGGTTGCATTTACAGCTGCAACTGATGGACGTATTGCAGTGTGGAACTGCCAGGATCTTCTGTCAAACGGAGCTTCTCATTTTGTGTGTTCACCAAATGAATCAGATAACGGTCAACACGATCCAATCTCAGTGTACAGTGCACATCAATCAGGAGTTAATGACATCACTGTTAGCAGACACTCAG GTTTAGGTGGGTGGCTTTTGGTGAGTGGTGGAGATGACAATTCTTTGTATGCCTCTCTGCTGGAAACATGTCTAAAGtctacaacagcaacactGGTACCCATTGCTAGTGGTTCAAATCTTGATGCACACCATTCATCTATAACtg GAGTTCGAATTGACCATATTGGCTACATTGTTTCTGTATCTGTTGATCAGACCATCAGGAGATGGAGTGTTGCAATTCATGACCAGGTTGTCAGCTCTGTATAC GGCCCTGTAAAGACACTAAGATGGAACTTGGTTCAATCTTGTTTTACCAATGTAGCTGATGTCTCTGCTATTATACTCCTACCAAGAGG GCATGTAGGAGTGTGTGGAGTTGGCATTGAAGTAATTAAATGGCAGCCAGAAAATTGCAGTGAGAACATCAACTAA
- the LOC134190676 gene encoding tRNA (34-2'-O)-methyltransferase regulator WDR6-like isoform X1, translated as MLTSIYNSKLLGEGPYVKLFDVENDTMQCRLLVLPGRRIHGICLSTTCSAGVTFIALYGQNNIQMVQFTEDGKRLSKLGEMLKFSDWILDVQLLYENPENVTFPDCLAVAMAHNQVTLWNWKDQTTVAQINCEVHCILYSCRFYGSQSDALWCASGTVFNDILLWPLAGREMNATVAARLQGHEGVIFSIQFSKNGDMLCSASDDRSIRLWNITAVLNNKGTKEIGQLPSLVSVLYGHTARVWDAQFVSNYVVSVGEDATCRIWDSTSQRLCLHTFTGHKGRGIWSLAVNETLQIAATGGGDTSIRLWSLKDFSKEAEQSSVSSHLPVTDSVDSLDDFPRLVKLIDVNTAVVFSNIGLVIKHSIGNIYVCKSDGLNLQDWTCIRQEASYASYSVAALSPNHNKFAVGSLDGRIKIITIDTGDVAKEWQAYDGKVFSLIWDKEETLYSTGPHGDVICWNMASAMKLSISDSLFKCFLPLSKHCWITAVAVLHLETRVSPFDDSMILMCGDRSGSVHLYRVSTTKSHHFTPHQSFHGLHGKHGVSHICTHDDHIYSAGRNGVFIQYEFKDDQLVVIDKKRPIKGMHWIEQIFFTSRSKNVLVSGFHSTDFVLLNWKTGETILKCYCGGAHRAWDFHMNDDFSLATFAFIKGKELHIVQKQLDKRPVLQEPFHGREAVSMCILQEDNETAQAVIATGSEDCDIMLWKFDPLLDHLQPLMSCPGHVSSVRTLSAIPFDQGGSLVLFSGGGRASLKCWYLEVCVSLKVSEAVCHSERSSTCVRAHNVTELNSPLYRHHRKPKQSDESESRVMSLSSFDSACLDCNRTIGDGYIVISGWSDGCIRFYHFSKERKTLTHLMELPFHNHCIMSVTHLVHSLEEERRGWLVVAFTAATDGRIAVWNCQDLLSNGASHFVCSPNESDNGQHDPISVYSAHQSGVNDITVSRHSGLGGWLLVSGGDDNSLYASLLETCLKSTTATLVPIASGSNLDAHHSSITGVRIDHIGYIVSVSVDQTIRRWSVAIHDQVVSSVYGPVKTLRWNLVQSCFTNVADVSAIILLPRGHVGVCGVGIEVIKWQPENCSENIN; from the exons atgttgacatcGATCTATAATTCTAAATTACTAGGAGAAGGACCTTACGTGAAGCTGTTTGATGTAGAAAATGATACTATGCAGTGCAGATTGCTTGTTCTGCCAGGGAGACGGATCCACGGGATTTGCTTGTCAACTACTTGTAGTGCAG GTGTGACCTTCATTGCACTGTATGGACAAAATAACATTCAGATGGTTCAATTTACTGAAGATGGGAAGAG GCTTTCTAAACTCGGAGAGATGTTAAAGTTTTCAGATTGGATTTTGGATGTTCAATTGCTGTATGAGAATCCTGAGAATGTTACTTTTCCA GACTGCTTGGCTGTTGCTATGGCACATAACCAGGTAACTTTATGGAATTGGAAAGATCAAACAACAGTAGCACAAATTAACTGCGAAGTTCACTGCATTTT GTATTCTTGTAGGTTTTATGGCAGTCAGTCTGATGCTTTGTGGTGTGCATCAGGAACTGTCTTCAATGACATTTTACTTTGGCCGCTTGCAGGTCGTGAAATGAATGCAACAGTTGCTGCTCGCTTGCAGGGGCATGAG GGTGTCATATTTTCAATTCAATTCAGTAAGAATGGAGATATGCTTTGTTCGGCTTCTGATGATCGCAGTATTCGCCTCTGGAACATCACTGCTGTTCTAAACAATAAAGGAACAAAAGAAAT TGGTCAGTTGCCAAGCCTTGTGTCAGTCTTGTATGGTCACACAGCAAGAGTATGGGATGCCCAGTTTGTCTCCAATTATGTTGTCAGTGTTGGTGAG GATGCAACATGTCGTATATGGGATTCTACATCACAGAGACTCTGTTTGCATACGTTTACGGGTCACAAG GGTCGAGGTATATGGAGCTTAGCAGTAAATGAAACTCTTCAAATAGCT GCAACGGGAGGTGGAGACACAAGCATTCGATTGTGGTCTTTGAAGGATTTCAGTAAAGAGGCTG AGCAATCCAGTGTGAGTTCACATCTTCCAGTAACTGACAGTGTG GACAGTCTTGATGATTTTCCTCGATTGGTCAAACTTATTGATGTTAATACTGCTGTTGTCTTCTCAAACATTGGGTTGGTAATTAAGCACAGTATAGG AAACATTTATGTGTGCAAGTCTGATGGTTTGAACTTGCAAGATTGGACCTGTATTAGACAAGAAGCCTCCTATGCATCATACAGTGTTGCAGCATTGTCACCAAATCACAATAAGTTTGCTGTTGGCAGCCTTGATGGAAGAATCAAGATAATAACCATTG ATACAGGTGATGTAGCAAAGGAATGGCAGGCGTATGATGGGAAAGTTTTCAGCTTGATATGGGATAAAG AGGAGACCTTATACTCAACAGGACCACATGGAGATGTG ATTTGTTGGAACATGGCCTCAGCAATGAAACTCTCAATTTCTGATAGTCTGTTCAAATGTTTTCTTCCTTTGAGCAAACATTGTTGGATCACTGCAGTGGCTGTACTACATCTAGAAACAAGAGTCAGTCCATTTGATGATTCAATGATTTTAATGTGTGGAGACCGAAGTGggtctgtccatctttatcGTGTGTCCACAACTAAATCACATCATTTCACT CCGCACCAGTCATTTCATGGACTTCATGGCAAACACGGTGTGTCCCACATCTGCACACATGATGATCACATCTACTCAGCTGGGAGAAATGGGGTGTTTATACAGTATGAATTCAAGGATGACCAATTAGTTGTGATAGATAAAAAGAGG CCTATCAAGGGCATGCACTGGATTGAGCAAATTTTCTTTACAAGCAGATCAAAGAATGTCCTGGTTAGTGGATTTCATTCT ACGGATTTTGTACTGTTGAATTGGAAAACTGGGGAAACAATACTTAAGTGTTATTGTGGTGGAGCACACAGGGCATGGGACTTTCACATG AATGATGACTTTTCATTGGCAACATTTGCCTTTATAAAGGGAAAAGAACTGCACATTGTACAGAAACAACTGGACAAAAGACCCGTGCTACAG GAGCCGTTTCATGGTCGGGAAGCTGTTAGTATGTGTATCTTACAAGAAGATAATGAAACTG CACAGGCTGTTATAGCTACTGGCAGTGAAGATTGTGACATCATGTTGTGGAAAT TTGATCCTCTGTTGGACCATTTACAGCCCTTGATGTCATGTCCTGGACATGTCTCTAGTGTAAGGACACTGTCTGCTATTCCATTTGATCAAGGGGGAAGTTTAGTATTATTTTCTGGTGGTGGGAGAGCTTCTCTAAAGTGCTGGTATCTGGAAGTTTGTGTCTCTTTGAAAGTTTCAGAGGCAGTATGTCATAGTGAAAGGTCTTCCACTTGTGTTCGTGCCCACAATGTGACAGAATTGAATTCTCCTCTTTACCGGCATCATCGCAAACCCAAACAAAGTGATGAATCTGAAAGTCGGGTAAtgtctttgtcatcttttgACTCAGCTTGTTTGGATTGCAACAGAACGATTGGTGATGGATATATCGTTATATCTGGCTGGTCTGATGGATGTATTAG GTTCTACCACTTTTCTAAAGAGAGGAAAACTCTCACACATTTGATGGAACTGCCTTTTCACAATCATTGCATTATGTCTGTTACTCACTTGGTTCATAGCCTTGAGGAAGAGAGGCGTGGTTGGTTAGTGGTTGCATTTACAGCTGCAACTGATGGACGTATTGCAGTGTGGAACTGCCAGGATCTTCTGTCAAACGGAGCTTCTCATTTTGTGTGTTCACCAAATGAATCAGATAACGGTCAACACGATCCAATCTCAGTGTACAGTGCACATCAATCAGGAGTTAATGACATCACTGTTAGCAGACACTCAG GTTTAGGTGGGTGGCTTTTGGTGAGTGGTGGAGATGACAATTCTTTGTATGCCTCTCTGCTGGAAACATGTCTAAAGtctacaacagcaacactGGTACCCATTGCTAGTGGTTCAAATCTTGATGCACACCATTCATCTATAACtg GAGTTCGAATTGACCATATTGGCTACATTGTTTCTGTATCTGTTGATCAGACCATCAGGAGATGGAGTGTTGCAATTCATGACCAGGTTGTCAGCTCTGTATAC GGCCCTGTAAAGACACTAAGATGGAACTTGGTTCAATCTTGTTTTACCAATGTAGCTGATGTCTCTGCTATTATACTCCTACCAAGAGG GCATGTAGGAGTGTGTGGAGTTGGCATTGAAGTAATTAAATGGCAGCCAGAAAATTGCAGTGAGAACATCAACTAA
- the LOC134190676 gene encoding tRNA (34-2'-O)-methyltransferase regulator WDR6-like isoform X2 — MLTSIYNSKLLGEGPYVKLFDVENDTMQCRLLVLPGRRIHGICLSTTCSAGVTFIALYGQNNIQMVQFTEDGKRLSKLGEMLKFSDWILDVQLLYENPENVTFPDCLAVAMAHNQVTLWNWKDQTTVAQINCEVHCILYSCRFYGSQSDALWCASGTVFNDILLWPLAGREMNATVAARLQGHEGVIFSIQFSKNGDMLCSASDDRSIRLWNITAVLNNKGTKEIGQLPSLVSVLYGHTARVWDAQFVSNYVVSVGEDATCRIWDSTSQRLCLHTFTGHKGRGIWSLAVNETLQIAATGGGDTSIRLWSLKDFSKEAEQSSVSSHLPVTDSVDSLDDFPRLVKLIDVNTAVVFSNIGNIYVCKSDGLNLQDWTCIRQEASYASYSVAALSPNHNKFAVGSLDGRIKIITIDTGDVAKEWQAYDGKVFSLIWDKEETLYSTGPHGDVICWNMASAMKLSISDSLFKCFLPLSKHCWITAVAVLHLETRVSPFDDSMILMCGDRSGSVHLYRVSTTKSHHFTPHQSFHGLHGKHGVSHICTHDDHIYSAGRNGVFIQYEFKDDQLVVIDKKRPIKGMHWIEQIFFTSRSKNVLVSGFHSTDFVLLNWKTGETILKCYCGGAHRAWDFHMNDDFSLATFAFIKGKELHIVQKQLDKRPVLQEPFHGREAVSMCILQEDNETAQAVIATGSEDCDIMLWKFDPLLDHLQPLMSCPGHVSSVRTLSAIPFDQGGSLVLFSGGGRASLKCWYLEVCVSLKVSEAVCHSERSSTCVRAHNVTELNSPLYRHHRKPKQSDESESRVMSLSSFDSACLDCNRTIGDGYIVISGWSDGCIRFYHFSKERKTLTHLMELPFHNHCIMSVTHLVHSLEEERRGWLVVAFTAATDGRIAVWNCQDLLSNGASHFVCSPNESDNGQHDPISVYSAHQSGVNDITVSRHSGLGGWLLVSGGDDNSLYASLLETCLKSTTATLVPIASGSNLDAHHSSITGVRIDHIGYIVSVSVDQTIRRWSVAIHDQVVSSVYGPVKTLRWNLVQSCFTNVADVSAIILLPRGHVGVCGVGIEVIKWQPENCSENIN; from the exons atgttgacatcGATCTATAATTCTAAATTACTAGGAGAAGGACCTTACGTGAAGCTGTTTGATGTAGAAAATGATACTATGCAGTGCAGATTGCTTGTTCTGCCAGGGAGACGGATCCACGGGATTTGCTTGTCAACTACTTGTAGTGCAG GTGTGACCTTCATTGCACTGTATGGACAAAATAACATTCAGATGGTTCAATTTACTGAAGATGGGAAGAG GCTTTCTAAACTCGGAGAGATGTTAAAGTTTTCAGATTGGATTTTGGATGTTCAATTGCTGTATGAGAATCCTGAGAATGTTACTTTTCCA GACTGCTTGGCTGTTGCTATGGCACATAACCAGGTAACTTTATGGAATTGGAAAGATCAAACAACAGTAGCACAAATTAACTGCGAAGTTCACTGCATTTT GTATTCTTGTAGGTTTTATGGCAGTCAGTCTGATGCTTTGTGGTGTGCATCAGGAACTGTCTTCAATGACATTTTACTTTGGCCGCTTGCAGGTCGTGAAATGAATGCAACAGTTGCTGCTCGCTTGCAGGGGCATGAG GGTGTCATATTTTCAATTCAATTCAGTAAGAATGGAGATATGCTTTGTTCGGCTTCTGATGATCGCAGTATTCGCCTCTGGAACATCACTGCTGTTCTAAACAATAAAGGAACAAAAGAAAT TGGTCAGTTGCCAAGCCTTGTGTCAGTCTTGTATGGTCACACAGCAAGAGTATGGGATGCCCAGTTTGTCTCCAATTATGTTGTCAGTGTTGGTGAG GATGCAACATGTCGTATATGGGATTCTACATCACAGAGACTCTGTTTGCATACGTTTACGGGTCACAAG GGTCGAGGTATATGGAGCTTAGCAGTAAATGAAACTCTTCAAATAGCT GCAACGGGAGGTGGAGACACAAGCATTCGATTGTGGTCTTTGAAGGATTTCAGTAAAGAGGCTG AGCAATCCAGTGTGAGTTCACATCTTCCAGTAACTGACAGTGTG GACAGTCTTGATGATTTTCCTCGATTGGTCAAACTTATTGATGTTAATACTGCTGTTGTCTTCTCAAACATTGG AAACATTTATGTGTGCAAGTCTGATGGTTTGAACTTGCAAGATTGGACCTGTATTAGACAAGAAGCCTCCTATGCATCATACAGTGTTGCAGCATTGTCACCAAATCACAATAAGTTTGCTGTTGGCAGCCTTGATGGAAGAATCAAGATAATAACCATTG ATACAGGTGATGTAGCAAAGGAATGGCAGGCGTATGATGGGAAAGTTTTCAGCTTGATATGGGATAAAG AGGAGACCTTATACTCAACAGGACCACATGGAGATGTG ATTTGTTGGAACATGGCCTCAGCAATGAAACTCTCAATTTCTGATAGTCTGTTCAAATGTTTTCTTCCTTTGAGCAAACATTGTTGGATCACTGCAGTGGCTGTACTACATCTAGAAACAAGAGTCAGTCCATTTGATGATTCAATGATTTTAATGTGTGGAGACCGAAGTGggtctgtccatctttatcGTGTGTCCACAACTAAATCACATCATTTCACT CCGCACCAGTCATTTCATGGACTTCATGGCAAACACGGTGTGTCCCACATCTGCACACATGATGATCACATCTACTCAGCTGGGAGAAATGGGGTGTTTATACAGTATGAATTCAAGGATGACCAATTAGTTGTGATAGATAAAAAGAGG CCTATCAAGGGCATGCACTGGATTGAGCAAATTTTCTTTACAAGCAGATCAAAGAATGTCCTGGTTAGTGGATTTCATTCT ACGGATTTTGTACTGTTGAATTGGAAAACTGGGGAAACAATACTTAAGTGTTATTGTGGTGGAGCACACAGGGCATGGGACTTTCACATG AATGATGACTTTTCATTGGCAACATTTGCCTTTATAAAGGGAAAAGAACTGCACATTGTACAGAAACAACTGGACAAAAGACCCGTGCTACAG GAGCCGTTTCATGGTCGGGAAGCTGTTAGTATGTGTATCTTACAAGAAGATAATGAAACTG CACAGGCTGTTATAGCTACTGGCAGTGAAGATTGTGACATCATGTTGTGGAAAT TTGATCCTCTGTTGGACCATTTACAGCCCTTGATGTCATGTCCTGGACATGTCTCTAGTGTAAGGACACTGTCTGCTATTCCATTTGATCAAGGGGGAAGTTTAGTATTATTTTCTGGTGGTGGGAGAGCTTCTCTAAAGTGCTGGTATCTGGAAGTTTGTGTCTCTTTGAAAGTTTCAGAGGCAGTATGTCATAGTGAAAGGTCTTCCACTTGTGTTCGTGCCCACAATGTGACAGAATTGAATTCTCCTCTTTACCGGCATCATCGCAAACCCAAACAAAGTGATGAATCTGAAAGTCGGGTAAtgtctttgtcatcttttgACTCAGCTTGTTTGGATTGCAACAGAACGATTGGTGATGGATATATCGTTATATCTGGCTGGTCTGATGGATGTATTAG GTTCTACCACTTTTCTAAAGAGAGGAAAACTCTCACACATTTGATGGAACTGCCTTTTCACAATCATTGCATTATGTCTGTTACTCACTTGGTTCATAGCCTTGAGGAAGAGAGGCGTGGTTGGTTAGTGGTTGCATTTACAGCTGCAACTGATGGACGTATTGCAGTGTGGAACTGCCAGGATCTTCTGTCAAACGGAGCTTCTCATTTTGTGTGTTCACCAAATGAATCAGATAACGGTCAACACGATCCAATCTCAGTGTACAGTGCACATCAATCAGGAGTTAATGACATCACTGTTAGCAGACACTCAG GTTTAGGTGGGTGGCTTTTGGTGAGTGGTGGAGATGACAATTCTTTGTATGCCTCTCTGCTGGAAACATGTCTAAAGtctacaacagcaacactGGTACCCATTGCTAGTGGTTCAAATCTTGATGCACACCATTCATCTATAACtg GAGTTCGAATTGACCATATTGGCTACATTGTTTCTGTATCTGTTGATCAGACCATCAGGAGATGGAGTGTTGCAATTCATGACCAGGTTGTCAGCTCTGTATAC GGCCCTGTAAAGACACTAAGATGGAACTTGGTTCAATCTTGTTTTACCAATGTAGCTGATGTCTCTGCTATTATACTCCTACCAAGAGG GCATGTAGGAGTGTGTGGAGTTGGCATTGAAGTAATTAAATGGCAGCCAGAAAATTGCAGTGAGAACATCAACTAA